In Trichoderma atroviride chromosome 2, complete sequence, one DNA window encodes the following:
- a CDS encoding uncharacterized protein (EggNog:ENOG41) — MIVHSGASLHGHEFSTPQTDQPPARRFAFLSALRPMSDVEPISRHTTPAPDAADSLPARPVSVEPTHNPRSALAARRRTTSDIGHTVRFREPDSEVVVHSNAPSEDEESLVGSEVSDQTDASIRLRKRKRGPRKSAKYALAFPAPQLRTKQRAFFHIRPRVLLQLQELGEKRAIPAFDVLPSSLIAGTLIIPALAKLYPRMFYAKPHLGQNDLLLVRSEDYGAPHSHHHPNLHHHHHDNMDNNNSKNLDHQDVLAVVSTTSEDDYVEIVFQDGSTWTSSRMANGSYEFNHVNEQRENVKARWVKRSLMSPRASWGSANTATTAPSSPTTPTAPDSRWTFSIIDPSTRRHPIQGILNSTSLEVFDTYNTMSTSSGIYPPTRGFGSDMSGISEEDTTSITDERTTLEVTEYTKTLMLATATWVSLRQRGWPASATPKIPRVVSQRVSSGRCLSPSIDIPRGIDSQVSPATPGVPSQDASAAGQTPATGRIQRAVSSGSEFMRRRREAVAASAATTFAEREAVEKLGDLEVSEEETPTCRVRIRRFTHKLFHHSRSQRVS, encoded by the coding sequence ATGATCGTCCACTCAGGAGCGAGCCTTCATGGCCACGAATTTTCCACTCCGCAAACAGACCAACCTCCAGCGAGACGCTTTGCCTTTCTCTCTGCTTTGCGACCAATGTCTGACGTCGAACCGATATCTCGCCACACAACGCCTGCTCCTGACGCCGCAGACAGTCTCCCAGCTCGTCCCGTTTCCGTCGAGCCTACCCACAACCCTCGTTCTGCTCTTGCAGCTCGACGCCGGACCACGTCTGACATTGGGCACACTGTCAGATTCCGCGAGCCGGACTCCGAAGTTGTTGTTCACTCCAACGCTCCtagcgaggatgaagagTCGCTCGTTGGTTCCGAGGTGAGCGACCAGACGGATGCTTCCATCCGCCTGAGGAAACGGAAGCGCGGACCACGGAAATCGGCAAAGTATGCTCTGGCGTTCCCGGCACCTCAGCTGCGTACCAAGCAGCGGGCCTTTTTTCACATTCGGCCTCGTGtattgctgcagcttcaggAGCTGGGAGAGAAACGTGCCATCCCAGCGTTTGATGTTTTGCCGTCGAGTCTTATTGCGGGAACACTGATTATCCCTGCTTTGGCCAAATTATACCCGCGCATGTTCTATGCGAAGCCTCATCTCGGACAAAACGATCTCCTCCTGGTCCGGAGCGAGGACTATGGCGCTCCACAcagccatcatcatcccaatcttcaccaccaccatcacgATAACATGgataacaacaacagcaagaACCTTGACCACCAGGATGTTCTCGCCGTCGTGAGCACAACTTCGGAAGATGACTATGTTGAAATCGTGTTCCAGGACGGATCGACTTGGACCTCTAGCCGCATGGCTAATGGATCTTACGAATTTAATCACGTCAACgaacagagagaaaatgTCAAGGCTCGGTGGGTCAAGAGATCCTTGATGTCACCCAGAGCGAGTTGGGGATCTGCCAATACTGCCACCACGGCgccctcatcaccaaccacCCCTACGGCCCCGGACAGTAGATGGACCTTTAGCATCATAGACCCTTCGACTCGCAGGCATCCTATCCAGGGTATTCTCAACTCTACATCTTTGGAAGTTTTTGATACATACAACACCATGTCAACATCAAGCGGCATTTATCCCCCCACACGAGGCTTTGGATCCGACATGAGCGGTATCTCAGAAGAAGACACAACGAGTATTACGGATGAGCGCACGACACTAGAGGTCACAGAGTACACCAAGACTCTGATGCTAGCCACAGCAACTTGGGTCAGTCTCCGACAAAGAGGCTGGCCTGCGTCGGCAACACCAAAAATTCCACGAGTTGTATCTCAGCGCGTAAGCTCAGGGCGCTGTCTATCCCCCTCTATCGACATTCCAAGGGGCATAGATTCGCAGGTTTCGCCGGCCACTCCGGGCGTGCCGTCTCAGGATGCCTCCGCTGCCGGTCAAACACCCGCTACTGGTAGGATTCAGCGGGCGGTGTCTTCAGGGAGCGAATTCATGAGAAGGAGACGCGAGGCGGTTGCTGCATCGGCGGCAACCACTTttgcagagagagaagctgtGGAGAAGCTTGGAGACCTCGAGGTTTCGGAAGAGGAAACGCCAACTTGCCGCGTTCGAATACGGCGGTTCACGCACAAGTTATTCCACCACTCGAGGAGTCAGAGGGTCTCATAG
- a CDS encoding uncharacterized protein (EggNog:ENOG41) yields MAAHDSPSPWAGQTVLCEPFIRDYRRFNSNTGWNDTSNVWGRIMQALSHFSYHGSGGKHVLCDLQGGIISENKAVITDPVILSPNRAYGVTDLGQSGIDNFFSQHVCSEYCRYDWDKPSNPIRRFQSGWGTAMSSWVGYRSWGR; encoded by the coding sequence ATGGCTGCACATGATAGTCCTTCCCCTTGGGCAGGGCAAACCGTTTTGTGTGAGCCCTTTATCCGAGACTACCGAAGGTTCAACAGCAACACCGGATGGAACGACACTTCCAACGTCTGGGGAAGAATAATGCAAGCTCTAAGTCATTTCAGCTACCATGGTTCAGGAGGAAAACACGTTCTATGCGATCTCCAGGGTGGCATTATTTCTGAAAACAAGGCTGTCATCACTGATCCTGTCATCCTTTCCCCGAATCGAGCCTATGGTGTGACTGATCTTGGGCAAAGCGGCATTGACAATTTCTTCAGTCAGCATGTCTGCAGCGAATACTGCCGTTATGATTGGGATAAGCCCAGCAATCCGATTCGACGCTTCCAATCTGGCTGGGGAACAGCTATGAGTTCATGGGTTGGATATCGATCGTGGGGGCGTTAA